A region of Salmo salar chromosome ssa17, Ssal_v3.1, whole genome shotgun sequence DNA encodes the following proteins:
- the LOC106575173 gene encoding alsin-like isoform X2 — MKKWTWSGDRAEFRNGFGVFQIEFHLSMHQHCHGQISVMESQRKSSGEEDSSGERGSLHTWKGYSYSVTPERVLLSRPVLQAALGTRHGVLLVEGGQVYSFGEFPWKQSQVSEVGPLKPVLESALSGQRVVAVAAGSFHSGAVTEDGGVHMWGENSFGQCGLSILTVVPNPTPVAVLDPDTSPPHTIRVLELACGEQHSLALSAQHEVWAWGSGCQLGLVTTIYPVWKPQKVEHLAGRHVLQVTCGAFHSLALVRCLPPQEARRPLPDKCGQCNQLLYTMTDKEDHVIISDGHYCPLGVELLADGEARLGPGRSPPLRLQSSPSEPLLSSHTSASVPGPYPTITDHTDNERGRTVAQNGEVLTSTDSDISAAGTDSDRTVGGVGGAASQNSPYPDDQAVKEYLKKLSDTSLAEETAKMTIAGASFQPPADSLDLLTSDLIPGVMPVTTSSALNSLVSSCASAMGERVVSTYEALSLKKMINYYYPGVGGVAGVPGGVPGGFPGGPAEERVRLEESMQGKKSCSTGDIREEDEGLSRRLSLPGLLSQGRYAVRLLSSSSAHRLLSSLSSSYTLMLSPRLLRRASRPRVRAVPLTPVGGLPEAGELLPSLQTEVWSWGRGEEGQLGHGDNLPRLQPLCIKCLSSKEVVLVAAGAHHSLALTAQSQVFSWGSNSSGQLGHMGCPTTIPRLAKLSEGIRVWDVGAGAQHTLLLADGDCYQPILYYSGQQVREGAQDAPQDQTEGYSYTQQPVLLPFCMNLGYVSGVFAGGQSCVALADRNVMGFIASLHELAAAERKFYCKLSSVKNHILRPLLDLGENYRCRYSSAGQRPWVRESLSTALGPASTVLLQSLARCYSRLCHLTGQHSASLTANLRRRREVKSLVMLEHASIFLDTYTEYCCSVGNFLVMGGFQALAKPSLDFFGKCPELLQRLAESSEENIPLSDLLVTLFYLPMRHLHEYGRLLLKLGTCFEVSSVDYQKLQDGCSKFEALALHLKRRRKEAEYTYHFWKSFPGKMTDSLRKPRRRLICESSNKALTLQNSGRFSVNWFILFNDALVHAQGVFPYKSRFSTHHVFPLATLWVEPILEENTGLYGLKVISPEETFTLLACSSMEKAKWLRSFNQAVDQAMSGAGQRAEPPISRTASYTFYKDSRLKEATYEGHWLAGKPDGRGMMKWLDGRIYTGTFKNGLEDGFGDYVIPSKTSNLNDHYQGHWKEGKMHGIGTYKYATGELYEGSFQDNMRHGHGMLRSGTLNSSSPSVFIGQWVHDKKTGYGVFDDITRGEKYMGMWQDDQRQGTGVIVTQFGLYYEGAFNNNKMQGTGVLLSEDNTTYEGEFSEDWTLNGKGVLTMANGDYFEGSFTGEWGSGLKVTGSFFKPNLYHSDGDKGRAVKLGRLAVRPEEKWRAVFEECWMRLGCEAPGQGENQRAWENIAEALTTSRRQHGDSPEMNLSRTHNRTLGSLEFIPQQHVGPVTMEKYDSIRHYLIKACDTPLHPLGRLMETLVAVYRMTYVGVGANRRLLLQAVNEIMSYLARIFQLVRFLFPDLPEEGGVIPEPSSDPQDKKDSNCADTQLESPKPGRVVSSSALLLPVLLPGLYPPLFTLYVLEKEREDDVYWECVLRLNKQPDVALLAFLGVQHKFWPVSVPVLGEKTEVVSSTKDACFASATETLQQIRQFVFSTTFTPSDKLQVIQLTFEEITKEVMSSLEGNFLWSMDDLFPVFLYVVLRARIRNLGSEVSLIEDLMDPCVQHGEHGIMFTTLKACYYQIQHEKTT; from the exons ATGAAGAAATGGACATGGTCAGGGGACCG GGCTGAATTTAGAAACGGATTTGGAGTTTTTCAAATTGAGTTTCACCTGTCTATGCATCAGCATTGCCATGGACAAATCTCagtgatggagtcccagaggaaaAG CTCTGGTGAGGAGGACAGTTCAGGGGAGCGAGGTTCGCTCCACACCTGGAAGGGCTACTCCTATAGTGTCACCCCAGAGAGAGTGCTCCTGTCCAGGCCTGTGCTGCAGGCTGCCCTGGGAACACGCCATGGGGTTCTACTGGTGGAGG GCGGGCAGGTGTACAGCTTTGGTGAGTTCCCATGGAAACAGAGCCAGGTCTCAGAGGTGGGCCCCCTGAAGCCCGTCCTAGAGAGCGCTCTCAGCGGCCAGCGCGTGGTCGCCGTGGCAGCGGGCAGCTTCCACAGCGGGGCGGTTACCGAGGACGGCGGGGTCCACATGTGGGGGGAGAACTCCTTCGGCCAGTGTGGCCTGTCTATCCTCACTGTAGTCCCCAACCCGACTCCAGTGGCTGTCCTGGACCCCGACACCAGCCCCCCTCATACCATCCGGGTCCTGGAGCTGGCCTGCGGGGAGCAGcactcccttgctctctctgccCAGCACGAGGTGTGGGCCTGGGGCAGCGGCTGCCAGCTGGGCCTGGTCACTACCATCTATCCCGTGTGGAAACCCCAGAAGGTGGAGCACCTGGCGGGCAGACACGTCCTTCAGGTGACCTGTGGGGCCTTCCACAGCCTTGCCTTGGTGCGTTGCCTACCCCCTCAGGAGGCCCGGCGGCCCCTGCCAGATAAGTGTGGCCAGTGCAACCAGCTGCTCTACACCATGACGGACAAGGAGGACCACGTCATTATCTCAGATGGTCATTACTGCCCCCTAGGGGTGGAGTTGCTGGCTGACGGAGAGGCCAGGCTGGGGCCTGGAAGGTCCCCTCCGCTAAGGCTCCAGAGCTCCCCTTCAgagcccctcctctcctctcatacctCGGCCTCAGTGCCTGGTCCCTATCCCACCATAACAGACCATACAGACAATGAGAGGGGGAGGACAGTGGCACAGAATGGGGAAGTCTTAACCAGCACAGACTCTGACATCTCTGCTGCTGGGACAGACTCTGATCGAACTGTTGGAGGTGTGGGGGGTGCAGCATCTCAGAACTCCCCCTACCCTGATGATCAGGCAGTGAAAGAATATCTCAAGAAACTGTCTGACACCTCTCTGGCTGAGGAGACTGCCAAGATGACCATAGCAGGAGCAAGTTTTCAG CCCCCAGCAGATAGCCTTGAcctcctgacctctgacctcatcccCGGGGTCATGCCAGTGACCACCAGCTCTGCCCTCAACAGCCTGGTCTCATCCTGTGCCTCCGCCATGGGCGAGAGAGTGGTCTCCACCTACGAGGCTCTGTCCCTGAAGAAGATGATTAACTACTACTACCCCGGGGTTGGGGGTGTAGCAGGAGTACCCGGTGGGGTGCCAGGGGGGTTTCCAGGGGGACCCGCGGAGGAGCGGGTGCGTCTGGAGGAGTCCATGCAGGGGAAGAAGAGCTGCAGCACGGGGGACATCCGTGAGGAGGATGAGGGCCTGAGTCGACGTCTCTCTCTGCCTGGACTCCTCTCTCAGGGTAGATACGCTGTTCGTCTcttatcctcctcctctgctCATCGCCTCTTATCCTCCTTATCTTCCTCCTATACTCTGATGT TGTCCCCCAGGTTGCTGCGGAGGGCCAGCCGGCCCAGGGTGCGAGCGGTGCCCCTCACCCCTGTGGGAGGGCTCCCAGAGGCGGGGGAGCTGCTCCCCTCCCTGCAGACCGAGGTGTGGAGCTGGGGGCGGGGCGAGGAGGGCCAGCTTGGCCACGGGGACAACCTCCCCAG GCTGCAGCCACTGTGCATCAAGTGTCTGAGCAGTAAGGAGGTGGTGCTTGTGGCTGCTGGGGCACATCACTCCCTGGCCCTGACTGCACAGTCCCAG gtCTTCTCCTGGGGTAGTAACAGCTCTGGCCAGCTGGGACACATGGGGTGTCCTACTACTATCCCTCGCCTTGCCAAG CTGTCTGAGGGGATCCGTGTATGGGATGTGGGTGCTGGGGCACAGCACACCCTCCTCCTGGCCGATGGGGACTGTTACCAGCCCATCCTTTACTATAGCGGACAGCAGGTCAGAGAGGGGGCGCAGGACGCACCCCAGGACCAGACAGAGGGGTACAGCTACACCCAGCAACCAGTGCTGCTCCCCTTCTGCATGAAC TTGGGCTACGTGAGCGGTGTGTTTGCGGGGGGCCAGAGCTGCGTGGCGCTAGCCGATCGCAACGTCATGGGTTTCATCGCCAGCCTCCACGAGCTGGCTGCTGCCGAGAGGAAGTTCTACTGCAAGCTGAGCTCTGTGAAGAACCACATACTGCGCCCCCTGTTGGACCTGGGTGAGAACTACCGCTGCCGCTACAGCTCCGCTGGACAGAGGCCatgggtcagag AGTCGTTGAGTACAGCCCTAGGCCCGGCGTCCACAGTGCTGCTACAGAGCCTGGCGAGGTGTTATAGCCGCCTGTGTCACCTCACTGGGCAGCACTCCGCCTCCCTCACCGCCAACCTGCGCCGCCGTCGGGAGGTGAAAAGCTTGGTTATGCTGGAGCATGCCAGCATCTTCCTGGACACGTACACTGA GTACTGCTGCTCTGTGGGTAACTTCCTGGTGATGGGGGGCTTCCAGGCTCTGGCCAAGCCCTCGCT AGATTTCTTTGGGAAGTGTCCAGAGCTGTTGCAGCGGCTGGCAGAGTCCAGCGAGGAGAACATTCCTCTGAGTGACCTGTTGGTGACTCTCTTCTACCTGCCCATGAGACACCTTCACGAGTATGGCAGGCTGCTGCTCAAACTGGGAACCTGCTTCGAGGTG AGCTCAGTGGACTACCAGAAGCTTCAGGACGGCTGCTCTAAGTTTGAGGCCCTGGCTCTTcatctgaagaggaggaggaaggaggcagaGTACACGTACCACTTCTGGAAGAGCTTCCCTGGCAAGATGACG GATTCCCTGCGTAAGCCCCGCCGGAGGCTGATCTGTGAGAGCAGTAACAAGGCCCTGACGCTACAGAACTCTGGAAGGTTCTCTGTCAACTGGTTCATCCTCTTCAATGATGCACTCGTCCACGCTCAG GGTGTGTTTCCCTATAAAAGCCGT ttCTCCACCCACCATGTCTTCCCATTGGCCACACTGTGGGTCGAGCCCATCCTGGAGGAGAACACTGGCCT GTATGGACTGAAGGTGATCTCACCTGAGGAGACATTCACCCTGCTGGCCTGTTCTTCCATGGAGAAG GCCAAGTGGCTTCGCTCCTTCAACCAGGCGGTGGACCAGGCCATGAGTGGGGCGGGGCAGAGGGCGGAGCCTCCCATCTCCCGGACCGCCTCCTACACCTTCTACAAGGACAGCCGTCTGAAGGAGGCCACCTACGAGGGCCACTGGCTGGCCGGCAAGCCCGATGGGAG GGGAATGATGAAGTGGCTTGATGGGAGAATTTACACGGGGACGTTCAAGAACGGACTGGAGGATGG TTTTGGAGATTACGTTATTCCCAGCAAGACGTCGAACCTGAACGACCACTATCAAGGCCACTGGAAAGAAGGGAAGATGCACGGCATCGGAACATACAA GTATGCCACAGGTGAGTTGTACGAGGGCTCGTTCCAGGACAACATGCGTCACGGTCACGGGATGCTGCGCAGCGGCACGCTGAACTCCTCCTCCCCCAGCGTCTTCATCGGCCAATGGGTGCACGACAAGAAGACGGGCTACGGCGTCTTTGATGACATCACCAG AGGAGAGAAGTACATGGGCATGTGGCAGGATGACCAGCGGCAGGGCACGGGCGTCATAGTAACCCAGTTTGGCCTGTACTACGAGGGAgccttcaacaacaacaagatgcaG GGCACAGGGGTCCTGCTGTCTGAGGACAACACCACATATGAAGGAGAGTTCTCGGAGGACTGGACTCTCAACGGAAAG GGTGTGCTGACCATGGCTAATGGGGACTACTTTGAGGGCTCCTTCACCGGGGAGTGGGGCTCCGGCCTGAAGGTCACCGGATCCTTCTTCAAACCCAACCTCTACCACTCAGACGGGGACAAGGGCCGCGCTGT TAAGCTGGGGCGTCTGGCGGTGCGTCCGGAGGAGAAGTGGAGGGCAGTGTTTGAGGAGTGTTGGATGAGGCTGGGCTGTGAGGCCCCTGGCCagggagagaatcagagagcCTGGGAGAACATCGCTGAAGCCCTGACCACCAGCAGGAGACAGCacggagacag CCCAGAGATGAACCTGAGTCGGACTCATAACAGAACTCTGGGGAGTCTGGAGTTCATCCCTCAGCAGCATGTTGGCCCTGTTACCATGGAGAAGTATGACAGTATCCGCCATTACCTCATCAAG gcgtGTGACACGCCCCTGCACCCCCTGGGCAGGCTGATGGAGACCCTGGTGGCTGTCTACAGGATGACCTACGTGGGGGTGGGGGCCAACCGCCGCCTCCTACTGCAGGCTGTCAACGAGATCATGTCCTACCTGGCACGCATCTTCCAGctcgtcag GTTCCTGTTCCCAGATCTGCCTGAAGAGGGTGGAGTGATCCCTGAACCATCCTCTGACCCCCAGGACAAGAAGGATTCCAACTGCGCAGACACCCAGCTAGAATCCCCCAAACCTGG GCGTGTGGTGAGTAGCTCAGCTCTGCTCCTGCCGGTGTTGCTGCCtggtctctacccccctctcttcaccctgtacgtcctggagaaggagagggaggacgaCGTGTACTGGGAGTGTGTCCTCCGCCTCAACAAACAGCCAGATGTGGCCCTGCTCGCCTTCCTCGGCGTGCAACA TAAGTTTTGGCCGGTTTCGGTTCCAGTGTTGGGGGAGAAGACGGAG gTTGTGTCCAGCACAAAAGACGCCTGTTTTGCCTCAGCAACAGAGACCTTACAGCAGATCAG ACAGTTTGTTTTCAGCACAACGTTCACCCCGTCCGACAAGCTGCAGGTGATCCAGCTGACATTTGAGGAGATCACAAAGGAAGTGATGTCATCTCTGGAGGGTAACTTCCTGTGGTCCATGGACGACCTGTTTCCTGTGTTCCTCTACGTGGTACTGCGCGCCCG GATCAGGAACCTGGGGTCAGAGGTGAGTCTGATAGAGGACCTGATGGACCCCTGTGTACAGCACGGAGAACACGGCATCATGTTCACCACTCTCAAG gcGTGTTACTATCAGATCCAGCATGAGAAGACCACATAA
- the LOC106575173 gene encoding alsin-like isoform X6: MKKWTWSGDRAEFRNGFGVFQIEFHLSMHQHCHGQISVMESQRKSSGEEDSSGERGSLHTWKGYSYSVTPERVLLSRPVLQAALGTRHGVLLVEGGQVYSFGEFPWKQSQVSEVGPLKPVLESALSGQRVVAVAAGSFHSGAVTEDGGVHMWGENSFGQCGLSILTVVPNPTPVAVLDPDTSPPHTIRVLELACGEQHSLALSAQHEVWAWGSGCQLGLVTTIYPVWKPQKVEHLAGRHVLQVTCGAFHSLALVRCLPPQEARRPLPDKCGQCNQLLYTMTDKEDHVIISDGHYCPLGVELLADGEARLGPGRSPPLRLQSSPSEPLLSSHTSASVPGPYPTITDHTDNERGRTVAQNGEVLTSTDSDISAAGTDSDRTVGGVGGAASQNSPYPDDQAVKEYLKKLSDTSLAEETAKMTIAGASFQPPADSLDLLTSDLIPGVMPVTTSSALNSLVSSCASAMGERVVSTYEALSLKKMINYYYPGVGGVAGVPGGVPGGFPGGPAEERVRLEESMQGKKSCSTGDIREEDEGLSRRLSLPGLLSQGRYAVRLLSSSSAHRLLSSLSSSYTLMLSPRLLRRASRPRVRAVPLTPVGGLPEAGELLPSLQTEVWSWGRGEEGQLGHGDNLPRLQPLCIKCLSSKEVVLVAAGAHHSLALTAQSQVFSWGSNSSGQLGHMGCPTTIPRLAKLSEGIRVWDVGAGAQHTLLLADGDCYQPILYYSGQQVREGAQDAPQDQTEGYSYTQQPVLLPFCMNLGYVSGVFAGGQSCVALADRNVMGFIASLHELAAAERKFYCKLSSVKNHILRPLLDLESLSTALGPASTVLLQSLARCYSRLCHLTGQHSASLTANLRRRREVKSLVMLEHASIFLDTYTEYCCSVGNFLVMGGFQALAKPSLDFFGKCPELLQRLAESSEENIPLSDLLVTLFYLPMRHLHEYGRLLLKLGTCFEVSSVDYQKLQDGCSKFEALALHLKRRRKEAEYTYHFWKSFPGKMTVSGLDSLRKPRRRLICESSNKALTLQNSGRFSVNWFILFNDALVHAQGVFPYKSRFSTHHVFPLATLWVEPILEENTGLYGLKVISPEETFTLLACSSMEKAKWLRSFNQAVDQAMSGAGQRAEPPISRTASYTFYKDSRLKEATYEGHWLAGKPDGRGMMKWLDGRIYTGTFKNGLEDGFGDYVIPSKTSNLNDHYQGHWKEGKMHGIGTYKYATGELYEGSFQDNMRHGHGMLRSGTLNSSSPSVFIGQWVHDKKTGYGVFDDITRGEKYMGMWQDDQRQGTGVIVTQFGLYYEGAFNNNKMQGTGVLLSEDNTTYEGEFSEDWTLNGKGVLTMANGDYFEGSFTGEWGSGLKVTGSFFKPNLYHSDGDKGRAVKLGRLAVRPEEKWRAVFEECWMRLGCEAPGQGENQRAWENIAEALTTSRRQHGDSPEMNLSRTHNRTLGSLEFIPQQHVGPVTMEKYDSIRHYLIKACDTPLHPLGRLMETLVAVYRMTYVGVGANRRLLLQAVNEIMSYLARIFQLVRFLFPDLPEEGGVIPEPSSDPQDKKDSNCADTQLESPKPGRVVSSSALLLPVLLPGLYPPLFTLYVLEKEREDDVYWECVLRLNKQPDVALLAFLGVQHKFWPVSVPVLGEKTEVVSSTKDACFASATETLQQIRQFVFSTTFTPSDKLQVIQLTFEEITKEVMSSLEGNFLWSMDDLFPVFLYVVLRARIRNLGSEVSLIEDLMDPCVQHGEHGIMFTTLKACYYQIQHEKTT, encoded by the exons ATGAAGAAATGGACATGGTCAGGGGACCG GGCTGAATTTAGAAACGGATTTGGAGTTTTTCAAATTGAGTTTCACCTGTCTATGCATCAGCATTGCCATGGACAAATCTCagtgatggagtcccagaggaaaAG CTCTGGTGAGGAGGACAGTTCAGGGGAGCGAGGTTCGCTCCACACCTGGAAGGGCTACTCCTATAGTGTCACCCCAGAGAGAGTGCTCCTGTCCAGGCCTGTGCTGCAGGCTGCCCTGGGAACACGCCATGGGGTTCTACTGGTGGAGG GCGGGCAGGTGTACAGCTTTGGTGAGTTCCCATGGAAACAGAGCCAGGTCTCAGAGGTGGGCCCCCTGAAGCCCGTCCTAGAGAGCGCTCTCAGCGGCCAGCGCGTGGTCGCCGTGGCAGCGGGCAGCTTCCACAGCGGGGCGGTTACCGAGGACGGCGGGGTCCACATGTGGGGGGAGAACTCCTTCGGCCAGTGTGGCCTGTCTATCCTCACTGTAGTCCCCAACCCGACTCCAGTGGCTGTCCTGGACCCCGACACCAGCCCCCCTCATACCATCCGGGTCCTGGAGCTGGCCTGCGGGGAGCAGcactcccttgctctctctgccCAGCACGAGGTGTGGGCCTGGGGCAGCGGCTGCCAGCTGGGCCTGGTCACTACCATCTATCCCGTGTGGAAACCCCAGAAGGTGGAGCACCTGGCGGGCAGACACGTCCTTCAGGTGACCTGTGGGGCCTTCCACAGCCTTGCCTTGGTGCGTTGCCTACCCCCTCAGGAGGCCCGGCGGCCCCTGCCAGATAAGTGTGGCCAGTGCAACCAGCTGCTCTACACCATGACGGACAAGGAGGACCACGTCATTATCTCAGATGGTCATTACTGCCCCCTAGGGGTGGAGTTGCTGGCTGACGGAGAGGCCAGGCTGGGGCCTGGAAGGTCCCCTCCGCTAAGGCTCCAGAGCTCCCCTTCAgagcccctcctctcctctcatacctCGGCCTCAGTGCCTGGTCCCTATCCCACCATAACAGACCATACAGACAATGAGAGGGGGAGGACAGTGGCACAGAATGGGGAAGTCTTAACCAGCACAGACTCTGACATCTCTGCTGCTGGGACAGACTCTGATCGAACTGTTGGAGGTGTGGGGGGTGCAGCATCTCAGAACTCCCCCTACCCTGATGATCAGGCAGTGAAAGAATATCTCAAGAAACTGTCTGACACCTCTCTGGCTGAGGAGACTGCCAAGATGACCATAGCAGGAGCAAGTTTTCAG CCCCCAGCAGATAGCCTTGAcctcctgacctctgacctcatcccCGGGGTCATGCCAGTGACCACCAGCTCTGCCCTCAACAGCCTGGTCTCATCCTGTGCCTCCGCCATGGGCGAGAGAGTGGTCTCCACCTACGAGGCTCTGTCCCTGAAGAAGATGATTAACTACTACTACCCCGGGGTTGGGGGTGTAGCAGGAGTACCCGGTGGGGTGCCAGGGGGGTTTCCAGGGGGACCCGCGGAGGAGCGGGTGCGTCTGGAGGAGTCCATGCAGGGGAAGAAGAGCTGCAGCACGGGGGACATCCGTGAGGAGGATGAGGGCCTGAGTCGACGTCTCTCTCTGCCTGGACTCCTCTCTCAGGGTAGATACGCTGTTCGTCTcttatcctcctcctctgctCATCGCCTCTTATCCTCCTTATCTTCCTCCTATACTCTGATGT TGTCCCCCAGGTTGCTGCGGAGGGCCAGCCGGCCCAGGGTGCGAGCGGTGCCCCTCACCCCTGTGGGAGGGCTCCCAGAGGCGGGGGAGCTGCTCCCCTCCCTGCAGACCGAGGTGTGGAGCTGGGGGCGGGGCGAGGAGGGCCAGCTTGGCCACGGGGACAACCTCCCCAG GCTGCAGCCACTGTGCATCAAGTGTCTGAGCAGTAAGGAGGTGGTGCTTGTGGCTGCTGGGGCACATCACTCCCTGGCCCTGACTGCACAGTCCCAG gtCTTCTCCTGGGGTAGTAACAGCTCTGGCCAGCTGGGACACATGGGGTGTCCTACTACTATCCCTCGCCTTGCCAAG CTGTCTGAGGGGATCCGTGTATGGGATGTGGGTGCTGGGGCACAGCACACCCTCCTCCTGGCCGATGGGGACTGTTACCAGCCCATCCTTTACTATAGCGGACAGCAGGTCAGAGAGGGGGCGCAGGACGCACCCCAGGACCAGACAGAGGGGTACAGCTACACCCAGCAACCAGTGCTGCTCCCCTTCTGCATGAAC TTGGGCTACGTGAGCGGTGTGTTTGCGGGGGGCCAGAGCTGCGTGGCGCTAGCCGATCGCAACGTCATGGGTTTCATCGCCAGCCTCCACGAGCTGGCTGCTGCCGAGAGGAAGTTCTACTGCAAGCTGAGCTCTGTGAAGAACCACATACTGCGCCCCCTGTTGGACCTGG AGTCGTTGAGTACAGCCCTAGGCCCGGCGTCCACAGTGCTGCTACAGAGCCTGGCGAGGTGTTATAGCCGCCTGTGTCACCTCACTGGGCAGCACTCCGCCTCCCTCACCGCCAACCTGCGCCGCCGTCGGGAGGTGAAAAGCTTGGTTATGCTGGAGCATGCCAGCATCTTCCTGGACACGTACACTGA GTACTGCTGCTCTGTGGGTAACTTCCTGGTGATGGGGGGCTTCCAGGCTCTGGCCAAGCCCTCGCT AGATTTCTTTGGGAAGTGTCCAGAGCTGTTGCAGCGGCTGGCAGAGTCCAGCGAGGAGAACATTCCTCTGAGTGACCTGTTGGTGACTCTCTTCTACCTGCCCATGAGACACCTTCACGAGTATGGCAGGCTGCTGCTCAAACTGGGAACCTGCTTCGAGGTG AGCTCAGTGGACTACCAGAAGCTTCAGGACGGCTGCTCTAAGTTTGAGGCCCTGGCTCTTcatctgaagaggaggaggaaggaggcagaGTACACGTACCACTTCTGGAAGAGCTTCCCTGGCAAGATGACGGTCAGTGGCCTG GATTCCCTGCGTAAGCCCCGCCGGAGGCTGATCTGTGAGAGCAGTAACAAGGCCCTGACGCTACAGAACTCTGGAAGGTTCTCTGTCAACTGGTTCATCCTCTTCAATGATGCACTCGTCCACGCTCAG GGTGTGTTTCCCTATAAAAGCCGT ttCTCCACCCACCATGTCTTCCCATTGGCCACACTGTGGGTCGAGCCCATCCTGGAGGAGAACACTGGCCT GTATGGACTGAAGGTGATCTCACCTGAGGAGACATTCACCCTGCTGGCCTGTTCTTCCATGGAGAAG GCCAAGTGGCTTCGCTCCTTCAACCAGGCGGTGGACCAGGCCATGAGTGGGGCGGGGCAGAGGGCGGAGCCTCCCATCTCCCGGACCGCCTCCTACACCTTCTACAAGGACAGCCGTCTGAAGGAGGCCACCTACGAGGGCCACTGGCTGGCCGGCAAGCCCGATGGGAG GGGAATGATGAAGTGGCTTGATGGGAGAATTTACACGGGGACGTTCAAGAACGGACTGGAGGATGG TTTTGGAGATTACGTTATTCCCAGCAAGACGTCGAACCTGAACGACCACTATCAAGGCCACTGGAAAGAAGGGAAGATGCACGGCATCGGAACATACAA GTATGCCACAGGTGAGTTGTACGAGGGCTCGTTCCAGGACAACATGCGTCACGGTCACGGGATGCTGCGCAGCGGCACGCTGAACTCCTCCTCCCCCAGCGTCTTCATCGGCCAATGGGTGCACGACAAGAAGACGGGCTACGGCGTCTTTGATGACATCACCAG AGGAGAGAAGTACATGGGCATGTGGCAGGATGACCAGCGGCAGGGCACGGGCGTCATAGTAACCCAGTTTGGCCTGTACTACGAGGGAgccttcaacaacaacaagatgcaG GGCACAGGGGTCCTGCTGTCTGAGGACAACACCACATATGAAGGAGAGTTCTCGGAGGACTGGACTCTCAACGGAAAG GGTGTGCTGACCATGGCTAATGGGGACTACTTTGAGGGCTCCTTCACCGGGGAGTGGGGCTCCGGCCTGAAGGTCACCGGATCCTTCTTCAAACCCAACCTCTACCACTCAGACGGGGACAAGGGCCGCGCTGT TAAGCTGGGGCGTCTGGCGGTGCGTCCGGAGGAGAAGTGGAGGGCAGTGTTTGAGGAGTGTTGGATGAGGCTGGGCTGTGAGGCCCCTGGCCagggagagaatcagagagcCTGGGAGAACATCGCTGAAGCCCTGACCACCAGCAGGAGACAGCacggagacag CCCAGAGATGAACCTGAGTCGGACTCATAACAGAACTCTGGGGAGTCTGGAGTTCATCCCTCAGCAGCATGTTGGCCCTGTTACCATGGAGAAGTATGACAGTATCCGCCATTACCTCATCAAG gcgtGTGACACGCCCCTGCACCCCCTGGGCAGGCTGATGGAGACCCTGGTGGCTGTCTACAGGATGACCTACGTGGGGGTGGGGGCCAACCGCCGCCTCCTACTGCAGGCTGTCAACGAGATCATGTCCTACCTGGCACGCATCTTCCAGctcgtcag GTTCCTGTTCCCAGATCTGCCTGAAGAGGGTGGAGTGATCCCTGAACCATCCTCTGACCCCCAGGACAAGAAGGATTCCAACTGCGCAGACACCCAGCTAGAATCCCCCAAACCTGG GCGTGTGGTGAGTAGCTCAGCTCTGCTCCTGCCGGTGTTGCTGCCtggtctctacccccctctcttcaccctgtacgtcctggagaaggagagggaggacgaCGTGTACTGGGAGTGTGTCCTCCGCCTCAACAAACAGCCAGATGTGGCCCTGCTCGCCTTCCTCGGCGTGCAACA TAAGTTTTGGCCGGTTTCGGTTCCAGTGTTGGGGGAGAAGACGGAG gTTGTGTCCAGCACAAAAGACGCCTGTTTTGCCTCAGCAACAGAGACCTTACAGCAGATCAG ACAGTTTGTTTTCAGCACAACGTTCACCCCGTCCGACAAGCTGCAGGTGATCCAGCTGACATTTGAGGAGATCACAAAGGAAGTGATGTCATCTCTGGAGGGTAACTTCCTGTGGTCCATGGACGACCTGTTTCCTGTGTTCCTCTACGTGGTACTGCGCGCCCG GATCAGGAACCTGGGGTCAGAGGTGAGTCTGATAGAGGACCTGATGGACCCCTGTGTACAGCACGGAGAACACGGCATCATGTTCACCACTCTCAAG gcGTGTTACTATCAGATCCAGCATGAGAAGACCACATAA